One stretch of Chryseobacterium sp. LJ668 DNA includes these proteins:
- a CDS encoding RHS repeat-associated core domain-containing protein: protein MDCYKSRDINVRECTDMGDGNVVCIDIWKPGEIVEVNNYYPFGLMHNYTATTTNAYQYKYNGKELQETGMYDYGARFYMPDIGRWGVVDAYAEKYTNNGEYNYAINNPIRYIDPDGNYIRIYFGLNNQYSDDYTYKKGRDYDKLNMPDYLKDTYKVLDVLYEASNINVDGKEVNLIQNIINDKRELSVFDDHNDNTLTKFKSGVTKDQKYEPSTHIGSVIFKSNVGVLFDDKNDLNYEDLKAKYEKNDLKGLKVATPLHALGHEIGHAYGYATNASKHAVRQNDLSTQYCSPYFRNAEEKRVNGISQQIDMNLKKIYPNIVIRKNHSGFPVITTGPTSNTINAKP, encoded by the coding sequence ATGGATTGCTACAAAAGTCGAGATATTAATGTAAGAGAATGCACCGATATGGGAGATGGAAATGTAGTGTGTATTGACATTTGGAAACCCGGAGAAATTGTAGAAGTAAATAACTATTATCCTTTTGGATTGATGCATAATTATACAGCAACTACAACGAATGCTTATCAGTATAAGTACAACGGTAAAGAACTTCAGGAGACCGGAATGTATGATTACGGCGCAAGGTTTTATATGCCGGATATTGGAAGATGGGGAGTCGTAGATGCTTATGCAGAAAAGTACACAAACAATGGTGAATATAATTATGCCATAAATAATCCTATACGATATATTGATCCCGATGGAAATTATATTCGAATTTATTTCGGTTTGAACAATCAATATAGTGATGACTATACTTATAAAAAAGGTAGAGATTATGACAAATTAAATATGCCAGATTATTTGAAAGATACTTATAAAGTTTTAGATGTACTTTATGAAGCATCCAATATAAATGTCGATGGCAAAGAAGTTAACCTAATCCAAAACATAATTAATGACAAAAGAGAATTGTCAGTGTTTGATGATCATAATGATAATACTTTAACCAAGTTTAAAAGTGGAGTAACAAAAGACCAAAAATATGAGCCATCTACCCATATCGGATCAGTTATCTTTAAATCTAATGTTGGAGTACTTTTCGACGATAAAAATGATTTAAATTATGAAGATTTGAAAGCAAAATATGAAAAGAATGATTTAAAAGGTTTAAAAGTTGCCACTCCACTTCATGCTTTAGGTCATGAAATTGGACACGCTTACGGTTACGCCACTAATGCTAGTAAACATGCCGTAAGACAGAATGATCTTAGCACTCAATATTGTTCACCATATTTTAGGAATGCTGAAGAAAAAAGAGTAAATGGAATTTCCCAACAGATTGATATGAATCTAAAGAAGATTTATCCCAATATTGTAATTAGAAAAAATCATAGTGGATTTCCTGTCATTACAACAGGACCTACGTCAAATACAATAAACGCTAAACCATGA
- a CDS encoding RHS repeat domain-containing protein yields MSYLNGPGGIEVLEENNYYPFGLKHEGYNALAGNPSYQYKYNGKELQETGMYDYGARFYMPDIGRWGVVDPLAEKSRRFSTYTYALDNPIMFIDPDGREATTYTGQAAQDMVRQLQSQMPTDDHLINLGSFCLLIIKKQIILS; encoded by the coding sequence TTGAGTTATCTGAATGGTCCGGGTGGAATAGAAGTTCTTGAAGAAAATAATTATTATCCGTTTGGGCTAAAACATGAAGGATATAATGCTTTGGCAGGAAACCCTAGTTATCAATATAAGTACAACGGAAAGGAGCTTCAAGAGACCGGGATGTACGATTACGGCGCAAGATTCTATATGCCGGATATTGGGAGATGGGGTGTTGTGGATCCGCTGGCAGAGAAAAGTAGAAGATTTTCTACCTACACTTATGCTTTAGACAACCCGATTATGTTTATTGATCCAGATGGTAGAGAAGCTACAACTTATACGGGACAGGCTGCGCAAGATATGGTGAGACAATTACAAAGTCAAATGCCTACTGATGATCATTTAATCAATTTGGGAAGTTTCTGTCTACTGATAATAAAAAAACAAATAATATTGTCATAG